The genome window GTGCGGTCGTCTGCATTGAGGATATTGTCACCATTAATGTTGCGGAAACGGATGTCGCCGGGCGAAGAAAGCCCTTTTTGCGGACTTGCATTTACCTCGTCCTGTGTCTGGAAAATCCCGTCTGTCAGCCAGCCCAGGTAATAACCCACTGGCATGCCCTCTTCTGTTTTGCTGATCGTTTCACCCAGGTGGGCTGTGGAATAGATCGGCTCTCCGCCGCCCAGTGTCGTTACTTTGTTGGTAAAAGTCGAGAAAGTTGCCTTGATGCCATACTGGAAATCACCAACCGCATTGTCGTATCCAACTGCAAATTCCCAGCCTTTATTCACCATCTTTCCTGCATTCGACCAGGGTGAGTTGGGATATCCCAGCGTGGTCGGCAATGGGACGATAAGGAGCATGTTGTCGATTGCCTTATTGAAATAATCAGCAGTGAAATTGATTTTACCATCAAGAAATGCAAGATCAAGACCCAGGTCAGTCTGCGTAGAGGTTTCCCACTGCAGCATAGCATTCCCTATGCTGCTCCGGCCTGCACCCAGGTAAGCGGTTGTATTGTTACCAAAGAGATAGCGGCCGTTGTTTCCATATGTCGAAAGATAGGCGCCGTTAGAAACATTCTGATTTCCAATCATACCATAGCTCGCCCGCAGCTTTCCGCTCGTCAGCCATTTCGGAGCGGCGTCTTTGATAAAGCTCTCCTGCGTGAAATTCCATGCGGCGGAAACGGAAGGGAAAGTCCCCCAGCGGTAATCTTTCGCAAAACGTGAAGTTCCGTCACGGCGTACATTGGCGGTCACAACGTAACGACCTCCATATGAATAGCTAACCCTTCCGAAGAATGAATTCAGCGCATTGGAATACGTGTAACCTGAGGCAGCCGGATTGATCGTGGCGGAGTTGATGATCCGCATATCCGGGTCGTTGTTAACCACGCCTTGCTTGGAAGCACCGTATTCGAGTCCTTTTGTCTGCTCTGCGGATGTACCCACCAGCGCATTAACCCGGTGCTGTCCCCATATCTGATCAAAAGCCAGCGTATTTTCCCAGACAAAGTAATTGGACCAATACGAATAGTTGCTCACCGTATTGTATGTGCTGTAATCATATCCGTTGAGATAATACTGCGGCGTAAATCCGTTCGACAATGCACGGTTAATGTCCAGGCCGAAATTACTCCTGAATTTGAGCGGCTCGATGATTTTCACTTCCAGATTCGCGCCGCCTTTCAGACTGATCCCTTCCCAGATACTCTGACGCATTCTTTCGATCTGACCAACCGGGTTGGGCTTGTTTGAATAAAGTACACCTGCATATTTTGAAAAAGGATTGCTCGCATCGTAATTCTGCATGATCGTCTGGTAAAAAGCAGGGACATTGGTAAGGTTATCCCTGTAAACAGGCGTGATCGGATCGGCGGTCATGGCGCTGAAAATGGTCCCTGAAAAAGGATTATTCTCATCAATGTTGCGGCGGCTTTCGTACACAACAGCAATGTTGCTTCCCAGCCGTACGCGTTCATTGATATCAGCATTCACATTGTTTCGCCACGAAATACGGCGATAGTCGGAGCCGCGCACGATGCCTTTCTGATCCATATAACCTACCGATGAGGCAAAATCCACTTTCCTGCTTCCGCCCGATACCGTAATGTTATAGCTCTGCACCGGTGCGTTTTTCTGCGTGATGTATTTCCACCAGTCGGTGCCTTCCGGGCCTGTGTTGGCGCGTACAAATGCCAAAGCCTCGTCTTTCATCGCCGGGGAAATCGGAAGATTTACGCCCACGGCCTCAGCAGCGCGGTTTTTGTATGTGATAAACTCCTCTGCATTAAGCATCTGGGGACGCTTCCAGGGCGATTGCAGCCCGTAATAGCTGTCAAAAGAAACATTAACGGATTCGGATTTGCTGCCTCTTTTGGTCGTGATAATCACCAGGCCATTGGATGCACGCGATCCGTAAATAGCAGCAGCAGAAGCATCCTTGTGAATGTCCATCGTCTCGATGTCATTGGGATTAAGCCAGCCGATCCCGCTTTGGGGAAGGCCATCGACGATGTACAAGGGCTCATTTGAATTATTGATCGAACCGATTCCGCGGATCCTCACCACACCGGCAGATCCCGGACTGCCGCTGCTTTGCGTCACCATTACCCCGGCTGCTTTTCCCTGCAATGCATCGGATGCGGTACGAAGCGGCATATTCTGGATTTCGCTTCCGCCTACCGATGACACCGCGCCGGTAATATCTTTTTTGGAAACAGACCCGTAACCCACTACGACCACTTCCGAAAGTGCTTTCGAATCCGCCGACAGCTTCATATCCATGACCGATCTGCCTTCCACGGGAAGTTCCGAGGAAAGGTAGCCGATGAAAGAAAACACAAGCGTTCCGTCCTCAGGAACATTGGACAGCGTGTAATGACCTGTGTTATCGGTCGTTGTGCCGTTGCTTGTATTCTTGATAATGATGCTTGCTCCCGGCAATGGCTCACCTGTGACCGCATCAGCAACGACGCCCGACACTGTCAATGCTGCCAAATCGGCTCTGGTACCGCGTGCGGAAGCCACTGCATTGGATTGGGAATGCTGAATGCGCGAAGTCTTCTGATCCTTTTCCGATTGCTGCCCTTCCCTGTCTTCAATTTCTTCTTTGGTGTAAATTACATAGAAGTTGTCTCTCAATTTCCGGAAGGCCAGCTTGTTCGGTTCCAGAATCCTTTTCAGGTAAGATTCGAGGGATGAAGCTTTTCCCGAGTCCTTAATTGTAATACCGGCTACGTACCCGGAATTGTACAGAAAAGAAACATTGAATTGCTTTTCCAGGTCCCTCAGTTTACTTTCCAGCGTGACGGCTTGCTCCGGGTTACTTTTTGGAGCATTGACATTGTCCACGCGCGAGAGCGCAACGGACTGCGCGGTTACTTGCGGCAGGAAGCAACTGCAAAGCGCAAAAAGTTTGAGTGTAATAATTAATCGTTTCATAGGCAAAGGCTGTAAAAGGGTTTGTTTTAAGTAAGGAATCTGTTCAATCACAAGCATATAATTCTGCGTTGTGAATGTATAGTAACATTTCCTCCACCCTACCGCCATTTCAGCGTGAAATTTTTAAAAAATAAGTGCGGTAACGGGCCTGCTTATCTTTTCCGATCTGTAATTGTTAATACTTTTCCGTTCCGGGCTATGATAACGCCCGACGCTTCGGCGATGCCCTGGATCAGGATTTCAATGTTGTCTGTCGGCACCGAGCCGGTAATTTTGCGGGTAAGCAATTCGGGCGTCTCCGCTTGTATTTTGAAGTCGTAAGTGTCTTCCAGGATCAGCGACACATCTTGCAGGGTAGTATTATTAAAAATCAGCTTATGCTCCTTCCAGGCTGAGTATACGGACGTTTCCACGCTTTCCCGGACATAGTCGGAAGGATTACCGGCGAATTTCACCATTTCCCCGGGCTTCATAATCAGCGTTTCATTTTCCTCATCATTCAAATTGCACTGCACTTTACCCTGGTCGAGGACAATGCGCGTTCCACTTTTTCGGTTGGCTACGGTAAACTGTGTTCCCAGGACATCCAGGCTAAAATCTTCCCCGGTACGGACCCGAAATTTCCGGTTGTCTTTGGTATGGATTACTTTGAAATAGGCTTCGCCTTTCAGGTTAATTTCGCGAAGCTGTTCGTTCCCCCAGTTTGAACGATAAGTAATTTCTGAGTTCCCATTCAGCGTCACTTCCGAGCCATCCGGCAGCATTACAGTGCGCACCTGGCCGTAACCCGTTTGTTCCCTGATCAATCCAGTCAGGCTGAAATAATAGTATAAACCTCCACCCGCCATAACAACAAGCAGAATAGAAGCTGCAACCCGCAGCATTCTTGTAAATAATGTACGTCTTTGCGATTGGATCGGGTGCAGATTTTCCTGTTCTAATGCAGTTTGGATTTTTTCAAACATTTTCGCTTCCAGGGCAGGCAATGCACTTTCCGACAGGCGTTCGGTGAAATCGGGCTGGCTTTCGTAAGTCATATACCATGCTTCCAGCTCCGCCTGTTCTTCGTCGGAAGCTATCCCTACTCCCTGTCTTTCCAATAAATATTGTAACCGCTCCCTATTCATTGATGATCAAACTTCTTTAATAGTTGTTAGTAACATTCAAGCCTGACTTCCGTCATTTAATCCCTGCTTTTTTTAGCATAACCTACTCAAACCCGCTCTCTGCCAGCAAGATGAGGATCAATATGAAATCTTTCAAACTGGCCCGGATGATCTTGATCGCCTTGCCCATCTGCTTTTCCACGGTATCCACGGGAATATTTAATTGCAATGAAATTTCTTTATAGCTCAGGTTTTCACGACGGCTGAGCTGATATACTTTTTTGATCTTTTCGGGCAGATTTTCGATGCTTCTGGCCAATGCGCCGGCAAGCTCGTCGTAGTACAGGCTGTCTTCAATGTAATTTTTTTCAATCTCCTGGGTGTTAGTGAGATGGTCCAGATACGCATTACGGATTTTTCTGGAACGGATGAGGTTGTATATACGGTAACGAAGTGCACCGAAGAGATAGGCTTCCATTGACACCGTAATGACAAGCGTTTCCCGTTTCTCCCAGATGTCGATAAAAATCTCCTGGATAATTTCTTCGCATTCCTCTCTTAACAGCAAGCGTTTGTAAGCCGAATCGAACAATCGCCGCCAATACTTTTTATAAAGCTCGGCAAAAGCATTCCTGTCGCCCTGCCGCAAACGGTAAAGCAAATCTTCTTCTTGCCGGTGAGGGTTGTCTGGATCGATGATGCAGGTGATATCTCTTTATTCCTGAAAGCCAAATGTATAGCTTCCCCAGTAGCTTTGCCAGTCGGCTTGCTTCGGGTCGTTGCTGGGAACCATGTGCACGGTGCTAATCATCCATTTTCCATTTTGATCTATTGAAAAACTTGCATTGCCGTCTTTGTCACTTCTAATGGATTCATGCGTGGTTTTTCCTTTCACCTTATGCCAGGCCAGCACCAGTGCATTCCGCAATGGCTTGTTACCAAAGAGCACCTTAAAAGTGACCGAACCTTTTGTTGACTGCGCATAAGGGTGTTTGGCAGGGATGATTTCAAGCTGCATGCCCGTGTTGATGGCGTAAGTTTCATCGGTTGGTTTTCCTACCTGGATCAATGTCTTCACGCACCGCTGATACATTTCCCTTCCCGCTTTCAAAGTATCATTTCGTTGCTGCCGAAGCTTCGCGACGTGATCCAGACCTTCGGTACGGAGATAATCATTGAATTGCAAGGCTTCGAGCTCGATGAATTTGCTGGTGTTATTGAAGGCGATCAGGTGACTGCCTTCCGTAGAAAAGCTTAAATCGAGACTACTCAGACTATCCCCATATACCTGACTGCGGATATCCTCCTTCTTACCCTGAGCGAAATGGTCCAGCTTAACAATCTTATATTTATGCCCGTTCGAATGTTCCCCCGTGTAGTCTTCCCCCACCATCAGGTCAATGCGGACTTTTTCATTCTTTTCGAGCCAGAATTTCACAGGCTCCAGCCAGAATTCATGTGCAAATGCAAGCGAGCAAAAAAGCAGTAAGCTGCTTAGGGGAAGGAGTTTCTTGATCTTCATATAAATTTGTATAAACCATAAAATAACAACAAAAAGCCCGAAGGAATCTTTATTCCTCCGGGCTTTTTTGTTGAAATAAGCTAAACAGTAGGCTTCCAGCCGTTCTCATACTCTCGGGACCACAGCTTTTGCGCATCCTTATCTCCGATAATGTGACCATTTTGCGGGTCTATTTTCAGATCCCGGCCTACGCGCCAGGCAATGTTGCCGAGCTGCCTTACGGGCTTCACTAAGCAAATTTCCTATCCAGAAAATCCAGGATTTCAGTTTCGAAGTCGCAGTCAAACTTACGGGCTAGCAAGTCTCCGGATTGTAATAAGCTATCGATATCGCTCATATTAAGCGGGACCGGATATAATTCAGATGCGCGTTTCCAATGGCAAAATGTAAAATTGTTATTGATAATGGGCCCGCGTTCTTCTTCATTGGCATTTAACAAAAGTGTATGAAAGAAGTGCTCTTCCGCGAGGCATGTGCTTTTAAAATAAGTGGTATAATCCGGTTCTGCATTTATACGGTCAATCAAAAACCTAACCGCCTTTTTAGTAAATCTCATCCAGTTCGACCCAAAGTAAAGTTGCCTGTCCCCTGGAATAATCCTTGGAAGAGGATATTTCCCCGATATATTCAGGACTTCATTAATAAGTCTTTTGGATAAGGCTTTGCTGGAATAGGGATAAACAATTTTCTTTTTAAGGGGAAGCTTTACATGATATTTTGTGACACGATCAGAAACATGCGGATTTAATTCCGAAGTCACTGGCACGTTTTGAACAAAACTCGATTCCCGGTGATTATGTAGGAAATTAATCAGATCAGCATTATTGCAAAGTAAATAATCCTGACCACTTAATATGATTAAATGATCATATCCATATCCACTGTCATCTATGGCTTTGATTCCTTCAATATTTGCCTGCACAAACGGAAACCAACCCCAGTCCCCATTGAATCTATTTTTGATAAAATACACATTTTCCAGTCCTGAAAGCTCTTTGACAAAATGAGCTGCATCTGCTTTTGCATCCACGTGAATCCAGAATGCACTTCCCTCAAATTGAAGCCGTTCAATAAGCCTGCGCACTTGTTTTGGTAGCTTGTGCACCAATAGTAAATATGCAACTTTATAGCTTTGGCAGGTAACCATATCCTGTTACAAGTTTCATCTATTGATCATTTTCCTGGCCCATTGCCGGAAGTTGGCGGGGATCAGCTTTCGCATAATTCCTTCCGGCAAATACAGTTTGTAGGAGTAGCCAACGTATTTAATCGGGGTTCCTAAATAATTGCTCTGAACCTCTTTCCCGGTTGATATATCCATGACCTTTTGTATTGATATCCTTTCCAAAGCCATGTCTGTTTTCATCGGCCTGTAATAGGCGCAATTTTCAAAATAAAAGTGATTTACCTGCGTATATCTTGTTGAGCCCGGCACCGTAATTTTTTCTCCTCCATGCAGCAGGTTTGCCGACCAGATTAATGCCTGGCCTTTCTTTAAATTCAGCACTTTCTTTTCTAAATGTTTCTGCACCACCAGCTGCTCAATGAAGTCTTCATAACGTGCATAATAATTGGCAAGCATATCCTCAATGGATTCGCTGGTTGAACCTTTAATCCCTAAAATGGAGAGGTCATAAAAAGGCAACCGATGGCTTGCGGGATAATAGTGAAGCGGCCCGTTTCCATCATGAACATCCTCCAAAGCTACCCACACACCGGCTAGATAACGCTCCGGAACAGAATTGAAGTGAATTGAATCACTATGCGTCCGCTGCTGACTTCCCGTTGAAAAGTTGAGCGTTTGAAATGGAATAGGTCTTCGTCCGTACAGTATCTGTAATATTTCTAAAACCCGGGGAGCAGTCGCGATTTCTTTGACTGCGTCATGATCTTTCCAGGAATCCTGGAGGCGGTTTGTATTATGTGTTGCAAAGTCGGGTTTTACCTGATCAATGGCCCGATCTATTAAAGCATCGTCGATCTGCGGGTCGATAATTACATAACCATATTCGGAGTAGAAACGGATCATTTCCTTCGTTTCTTTATCAAAATCTGCCCTATCGAGCTCTGCCTCAAAAAAGGGGGATTCCACCCAGGGAATCTGCATTTGTAAAGAGGACATATGATTATGTAGAAAAGGTGTTTCTTAGTTCCGACTATTTAGTTACCGTTAATGAATCTAAACTTCTTTCCGGCAAAAGCCCCGGAACTATTCTACTATAAATCGTTTTGCAATCTCTCAGATCTGATCAAATGTATTATCAAATATATTTATTGTATCTTATGGTTACCAGAAAATATTTACAAATAATTCAAATTTACCGTTAAGTAAATTTATTTTAATTTATCAAATGTAATGTTTGGTTTTTAATTAAAATACGGGGTGCTGAACACGAAAGAATTAAGGCTCTTTTACTGCCGGATAAATTTAAGCTTCATATTTACGGGCTTACAATAGGTCAGAATCATTTCATCTCCTGTTTGCTCAATATCCCATGTGGCGCAGCCAATACAATCAACAGTCATACAAACATTATTGACCGGTACTTCTGCCTTCGGTTTTACTTCAAACAGCACGCCATTCACATAGTATGCATCCGGTGGGCAGCATATAGGCAAACCTTTTCCATCGAGTACCACTCCATCGAACCTGAAACTGATATAAGTCGGTTCGCCATCGACAGGGATCCAAACTTTTTTCTCATCGACCGTTTTCTCGTAAGCGGTCTGTTTCCAGGTGTCCGCAATGGTTGCAATTTCAGGTTGTGGTTCGGGATCATCCTCTTTACACGCAACCAAAGTAAGGGAGATCATCAGGGCAAAGAATAGCTTTTTCATCATGTATGGGCTTTTCTTTAAGGATGCTGTTTGAGCCTTTTTGGTTGGAACACCTGTGAGGTGGTTGGGCAGATTAGTTAGTTATTTTACACCCACTTCTACATTGGTTTTCGAGGTGCCATGGTCAACCATAATTTGATAAGTGTAATGAGCCGGAAGCATCAGCTTCTGCTGTTTCTGGCCGGACAACGGGAACTGGAGGATCGGGACGGCTTGTTTTTGCTCCGCATCCAACTCACTTTTAATGTAAACCTGAAATAGGTCTCCGGCTTTATAATTCGTTTCGGAAAGGTTTACCGTGATTTCTTTTTGATAACCTGTCGCCAACCAGTCGGCATACCCGTTCGTATATTTTGTTCTTGGAAAAACAACCTGTAGATCGATCTGTTCCTGCCGGTAATTGGCAAGAAATGCATCTTGCGTATTCTTATCGAGGATTATCGATGGCGTTATGATCTTAAATTGTTTGTTTGCGGAGCTGTAAAACTTGTTTTCCTGATCCCCGGTAAACCGTTCGCTCATGCCAACCAGGTCAATCGATAGCGGATCAATGCCAGAAACGTTTTTGAATTGTTCTGCCATTTTAATCCATCCATCATCCGACTTTTTTACAATATGTGCATATCCTGCTGCCACCAGGATCTTGGCTTTGGGGTTGTTTTTCATGAAATTGAAAAGGTTATCGGCCGAGACTTTCTCCCGCTGATTCGCGCAAACGAATGGCTCGGTAGATTCGCAGGCGGCAGTGTCATTATCATAAGCGGCAATTGTAAAACCAAGCTTTTTGGCCTCTCTCAGCATTTCTCCAAAGGCAGGCTCCCGGGTGTAAGTGCCAGTATTCTGGATGGGATATCCCCGCTCATTCAGCTGCGGGTCCTGATTCTCGAAATATGCTTCTACAAACAAAGTCCGAAATCCAAGGTCATAAAAATCTTTCAGTAAAGCGCGGATGAAGGCGCGGTGATGCGGACGATGGTGCGCTTCATTGAACATAACGACCTGCCTGTCAGCGCTCCTTTTTTTAATGACCGCATTGGCGGGCTCTATCACAAAGTTCTCAGCGAACGAATAGCTTTCCGGCTGTTTCTTTGAACTCAGCTGCGCCTCATATTGCAGTGCTCCCTTTATATCACCAGCATATGATAAATAAGTCATCATCACCTGATTAAACATACTTTTCTCCATCGGATCACTATATGAACTTTCATATCGAAGAAGCATATCCACCGCCTGTTTATAACCATGCACGCCAATCACGGAATCCGCAAAGCTGAATAACTCATAAGCCTTAGGGACCTGACTTGAATCTAATGTTGATTGGAAAGTAACTGGCGCTTTTTCAATGTTGGGCTTATCATTTAATATAAAAGAGAAATTCGCCAGGCATAAAAAGATGATGTACACAGTAGATTTCATATAGCGTTTATTTATATATTTAAGAAAGAATAAATATATGAATAAAACCCTTAAACCAGTGCAAGTGTCACCGCGAGGCTATTGCAGATATTTTATATTTCCAGAGAAATAACACCCCCGCAGCTACCAACATTACCACGAA of Dyadobacter chenhuakuii contains these proteins:
- a CDS encoding beta-1,6-N-acetylglucosaminyltransferase, which encodes MVTCQSYKVAYLLLVHKLPKQVRRLIERLQFEGSAFWIHVDAKADAAHFVKELSGLENVYFIKNRFNGDWGWFPFVQANIEGIKAIDDSGYGYDHLIILSGQDYLLCNNADLINFLHNHRESSFVQNVPVTSELNPHVSDRVTKYHVKLPLKKKIVYPYSSKALSKRLINEVLNISGKYPLPRIIPGDRQLYFGSNWMRFTKKAVRFLIDRINAEPDYTTYFKSTCLAEEHFFHTLLLNANEEERGPIINNNFTFCHWKRASELYPVPLNMSDIDSLLQSGDLLARKFDCDFETEILDFLDRKFA
- a CDS encoding RNA polymerase sigma-70 factor: MLYRLRQGDRNAFAELYKKYWRRLFDSAYKRLLLREECEEIIQEIFIDIWEKRETLVITVSMEAYLFGALRYRIYNLIRSRKIRNAYLDHLTNTQEIEKNYIEDSLYYDELAGALARSIENLPEKIKKVYQLSRRENLSYKEISLQLNIPVDTVEKQMGKAIKIIRASLKDFILILILLAESGFE
- a CDS encoding FecR family protein — protein: MNRERLQYLLERQGVGIASDEEQAELEAWYMTYESQPDFTERLSESALPALEAKMFEKIQTALEQENLHPIQSQRRTLFTRMLRVAASILLVVMAGGGLYYYFSLTGLIREQTGYGQVRTVMLPDGSEVTLNGNSEITYRSNWGNEQLREINLKGEAYFKVIHTKDNRKFRVRTGEDFSLDVLGTQFTVANRKSGTRIVLDQGKVQCNLNDEENETLIMKPGEMVKFAGNPSDYVRESVETSVYSAWKEHKLIFNNTTLQDVSLILEDTYDFKIQAETPELLTRKITGSVPTDNIEILIQGIAEASGVIIARNGKVLTITDRKR
- a CDS encoding DUF4198 domain-containing protein yields the protein MKIKKLLPLSSLLLFCSLAFAHEFWLEPVKFWLEKNEKVRIDLMVGEDYTGEHSNGHKYKIVKLDHFAQGKKEDIRSQVYGDSLSSLDLSFSTEGSHLIAFNNTSKFIELEALQFNDYLRTEGLDHVAKLRQQRNDTLKAGREMYQRCVKTLIQVGKPTDETYAINTGMQLEIIPAKHPYAQSTKGSVTFKVLFGNKPLRNALVLAWHKVKGKTTHESIRSDKDGNASFSIDQNGKWMISTVHMVPSNDPKQADWQSYWGSYTFGFQE
- a CDS encoding SusC/RagA family TonB-linked outer membrane protein, with translation MKRLIITLKLFALCSCFLPQVTAQSVALSRVDNVNAPKSNPEQAVTLESKLRDLEKQFNVSFLYNSGYVAGITIKDSGKASSLESYLKRILEPNKLAFRKLRDNFYVIYTKEEIEDREGQQSEKDQKTSRIQHSQSNAVASARGTRADLAALTVSGVVADAVTGEPLPGASIIIKNTSNGTTTDNTGHYTLSNVPEDGTLVFSFIGYLSSELPVEGRSVMDMKLSADSKALSEVVVVGYGSVSKKDITGAVSSVGGSEIQNMPLRTASDALQGKAAGVMVTQSSGSPGSAGVVRIRGIGSINNSNEPLYIVDGLPQSGIGWLNPNDIETMDIHKDASAAAIYGSRASNGLVIITTKRGSKSESVNVSFDSYYGLQSPWKRPQMLNAEEFITYKNRAAEAVGVNLPISPAMKDEALAFVRANTGPEGTDWWKYITQKNAPVQSYNITVSGGSRKVDFASSVGYMDQKGIVRGSDYRRISWRNNVNADINERVRLGSNIAVVYESRRNIDENNPFSGTIFSAMTADPITPVYRDNLTNVPAFYQTIMQNYDASNPFSKYAGVLYSNKPNPVGQIERMRQSIWEGISLKGGANLEVKIIEPLKFRSNFGLDINRALSNGFTPQYYLNGYDYSTYNTVSNYSYWSNYFVWENTLAFDQIWGQHRVNALVGTSAEQTKGLEYGASKQGVVNNDPDMRIINSATINPAASGYTYSNALNSFFGRVSYSYGGRYVVTANVRRDGTSRFAKDYRWGTFPSVSAAWNFTQESFIKDAAPKWLTSGKLRASYGMIGNQNVSNGAYLSTYGNNGRYLFGNNTTAYLGAGRSSIGNAMLQWETSTQTDLGLDLAFLDGKINFTADYFNKAIDNMLLIVPLPTTLGYPNSPWSNAGKMVNKGWEFAVGYDNAVGDFQYGIKATFSTFTNKVTTLGGGEPIYSTAHLGETISKTEEGMPVGYYLGWLTDGIFQTQDEVNASPQKGLSSPGDIRFRNINGDNILNADDRTKIGNPWPDFIYGFTLNAAYKGFDLSAFIQGSQGNDVMNILRYDTEAGTGWYNAPKGFLEKAWNGPGSTNEYYKISQNAGLNTNVSSYFVEDGSYMRMKNLQLGYSLPAGLLQKVKTKQVRLYVGAQNLFTITKYSGLDPEMGSTDPKLMGIDQGYFPQARTWMFGINAKF
- a CDS encoding phytanoyl-CoA dioxygenase family protein, producing MSSLQMQIPWVESPFFEAELDRADFDKETKEMIRFYSEYGYVIIDPQIDDALIDRAIDQVKPDFATHNTNRLQDSWKDHDAVKEIATAPRVLEILQILYGRRPIPFQTLNFSTGSQQRTHSDSIHFNSVPERYLAGVWVALEDVHDGNGPLHYYPASHRLPFYDLSILGIKGSTSESIEDMLANYYARYEDFIEQLVVQKHLEKKVLNLKKGQALIWSANLLHGGEKITVPGSTRYTQVNHFYFENCAYYRPMKTDMALERISIQKVMDISTGKEVQSNYLGTPIKYVGYSYKLYLPEGIMRKLIPANFRQWARKMINR